The genomic window ACCACATTCAAGCTATGAGAGACAGACCATTGTACTACTCCCACTCTTACTACTTAACATTACTAGACCATCTGCCATAAGTAATGGAATGACATTGTCAGCTATATGTATGTGATGATTATGGATGGATATATTTTGCATATCTTCCAAGGGGAAACACTTTAAATATCACCGTCGGAAAACTCTAGAACATGACTTCACGAAATCCCAGTCAAAGCAAAACAGCGTATGTATGTTTTTGGTTTCTTTTCATGAATTTTCATTCCAATTTTTGACATCTTGTTCAAATATTCTAACTCATATAGCCTAAACatggtatatatatattattccTTGTCTCTACATTGATATAGTGTGATCTTCATGGAAAGAGCTACCCCAGCAACATTGActgaatttaaagatgaattatcaaatacATTACTCAATATCCTCGATACATGGTCTATAGATTTTAAGACTTACAGGTCTACGACAAGCGGAACCTCCACCGCAATCCAGGAGAGTAATTCTAATTCCAAATTGATGTATTCGATAACGTTGTCGCATCAGAATAATAAGACCGTTCTAATCAAGAATGACACTAAGATTGCCATGATTATGGCTGCATCAAAAAACGAGATACCTACAGAATTGATATCCAACGGATGTATAAGTGATACAAATCCAATTCCCATTGACGTTTTATTGAAcaataaattatctaaCCTATGGACTCAAAGACAATCAATAAAAGGTACAGGTGGTGAAACATTTCAGACAACAAACAAATTATTGATTAGGGttattaatttgttttCATCCACTGGGTTTAAAGGATTATTGATTGAATGTGAGGATCAATCCACCGATGGGATAACGAATGGGAGTCAAGTCTTtcatacaaataataagataactttccaagaaaaaatacaaacaaTCACTAATATCTTGACAAAATTGTCTACTCCCACTTCTGTGAAAGCACccaccaccaccactaCTACTGATTACAAAATATCGATGGATTCACTAAACCTAGACCATTCTGATTATCTAGGTGACTTGGGTTATCAGTATGTCCGAGTTCTGGAGTTTTAAAGCTCTACGTACAGTTCATCCCCAGCGTAAGTGTGGTGCACGGAGTGTGTTACCGGCTGCTCTTTTTagtaaattgaaataaCGTTAacgttatatatataatatgtaACTATAAAGACCATAAGAAACaatgaattatatatttatcgaTTTTTGCACTACAGAGTGGTAAGTAACGAAGTCGAATATCTATTATAATGGTATGTTGCTTCTTCCTAAGCTCtaagataaatatattgtttttctGTACTAACACGGTGAATTATCAATGGTTGCTTCTTCCCGCACCTCTTATGGCATTCAATCTGGCAATGGGGGAAAGTTCAATCAACTAAACTCACATTCAATATAGTC from Naumovozyma dairenensis CBS 421 chromosome 3, complete genome includes these protein-coding regions:
- the SRB2 gene encoding Srb2p (similar to Saccharomyces cerevisiae SRB2 (YHR041C); ancestral locus Anc_5.299), which codes for MERATPATLTEFKDELSNTLLNILDTWSIDFKTYRSTTSGTSTAIQESNSNSKLMYSITLSHQNNKTVLIKNDTKIAMIMAASKNEIPTELISNGCISDTNPIPIDVLLNNKLSNLWTQRQSIKGTGGETFQTTNKLLIRVINLFSSTGFKGLLIECEDQSTDGITNGSQVFHTNNKITFQEKIQTITNILTKLSTPTSVKAPTTTTTTDYKISMDSLNLDHSDYLGDLGYQYVRVLEF